A genomic segment from Bombus affinis isolate iyBomAffi1 chromosome 13, iyBomAffi1.2, whole genome shotgun sequence encodes:
- the LOC126923519 gene encoding meiosis regulator and mRNA stability factor 1 isoform X4 codes for MADQGNADYYALCTNDQNKTEGLNERLIERSISQSLCDLNSSNNSVTVENAASVSPLLSHYKYHRFSHHDSPVNFSSLPTYLPPIGVFWDIENCHVPKGRSAMAVTQVIREKFFGGYREAEFIVVCDVLRENNRVMKELNNAQVNLIHVARECKNAADEKLKQSIRRFADIHGSPAAVILISGDINFAPDLSDLRYRKKIHVILLHMKHTSEALILCANEHYDFSELMESLPSTTIQVTAYCDLLVSNLPGDQDIMSIKCYLKQMFESCGGRVIEIQSNTAIVRFTSKPSADRAQKRMDGKIILGSKISVKFQKEKTRNFQQIQANSINRNGTVSESEIVTSSPKQMYSASASLAGGRALQIPHYQPSSPVIGTYSGWNAHCASASAPVGMVQPSSVFVGRSYPNNSNNNNVTFNRTYNELARAQSPLFWQVSGPQQFGHVWEEQYKVEKTKVLSRRIHIPQARENGVVNTNTSRNSEGLRRIRGTQTSFVQPPEWTGPRQQYPPLNVPASLNGTAQSNFKRRSPSPMYDLQSRERNQWNGQQNASVRSTRTPSPYENTVQTVSQQSNHTSPYHPSDTENEEVENFFNPINNHNGVSTNNETCTPIELQVTNLDQSINPKKMRHMLVSIFMEHVMVLNVSIFTQSDGNFAASVKVPSLSDAQYAISQLHRRKVGYKRILISYAHSGRASPQVVRAQIVMLLQEVPGHKLPLFKFREMYESRFMISISVSELYKMKDVCIITEDPGGRMVSLNPDHRNTPSPCFNTTNQEEQVELPYCTIHTLKPWSDKGWAEQKVASLPNVKISLKVLDPRIHQLLTTHNGSLPLPSLPNCYEAEFKEKLQVVENGVPLEHLVSCLSCVELKQGIGSVKYLIWTGNKIHENNQEENKCVTSPLANQLALFSRELVDLLKTAPHCQLPFNRFIPAYHHHFGRQCRVADYGFTKLIDLLEALTHTVQVMGEGNNRVVTLSHRAQVRRFTSDLLRVLKSKASKQVALSEFPSVYARVIAKPWDIVDYGVCEIEDILSEVSENTVVVTVINGGDKMIAIPKREQTAEEIERTKQFAVEVVELLRHAPQCRMQFNKFVPSYHHHFGHQCRVSDYGFTKLIELFEAIPEIVKIEDDNSGERQISLTEKEGLLVLSEQISKLITRSKGCLSVSNIAQNFLRQFGYALKPELFGCISVLQLMQKLGDTVKIVYLPSRPVVMMVDKSHVQQLILQCRRLLMDKPQHRMSLQEFQHLYAQYYLKSCNIDELKQNLSNVVRFTTLKEEQFIELTPLHCFACNVYRVMMNYGGALKLSQFETAYLSTIGSVCNPVDYGFPTLFALLQALPCTVTIKLSRRKKNIIYLNKKITVAVGIALPPTYASGSSYCDTDSSNESFESDSSSRVNVSNNSTIPEQTKWVEQVSESQDSWKQTDTDNLWSKDSNKSWMTSNSEDRLVNWSLQENGSESFLKNLMQTPIMLHGFTPAPPKPDSPPEEDLNKNQWESSVWTTPTKFAYLQDEHITNVPPFTLPLSWNHITSSDSNLLSPTKNLLTAAANPLNPRTSPFFSSKRNLVVAPHPSELPLPSLSLTPKKNVSSENIIIAESFTNKQEKIVNSSMEDINLKSNENGSSNMESNGTKEKHSTPTQQLFTSKRRLAAQFNRPIES; via the exons ATGGCAGACCAAGGTAATGCAGATTACTATGCACTTTGTACAAATGACCAAAATAAGACAGAAGGTCTAAATGAAAGGCTAATAGAAAGGAGCATATCTCAATCATTATGTGACCTAAATAGTAGCAATAATAGTGTTACAGTTGAAAATGCAGCATCTGTTTCTCCATTATTAAGTCACTATAAATATCATCGTTTCTCACATCATGATAGTCCAGTTAATTTTTCATCTTTACCAACGTATCTTCCACCCATTGGTGTATTTTGGGATATAGAAAATTGTCAT GTACCAAAAGGAAGGTCTGCCATGGCTGTAACCCAAGTAATTAGAGAAAAATTTTTTGGTGGTTATAGGGAAGCAGAATTTATTGTAGTTTGTGATGTCTTAAGAGAAAATAATCGGGTTATGAAAGAATTGAATAATGCTCAG GTTAATTTAATACATGTTGCTAGAGAGTGTAAAAATGCTGCTGATGAAAAACTCAAACAATCTATTAGAAGATTTGCTGATATTCATGGAAGTCCAGCAGCTGTGATTTTAATATCTGGTGATATTAATTTTGCTCCCGATCTCAGTGATTTGCGTTATAGGAAGAAAATTCATGTGATACTTTTACACATGAAACATACATCTGAAGCATTGATACTGTGTGCTAATGAGCACTATGATTTCTCAGAACTTATGGAATCACTGCCATCTACAACAATACAG GTTACTGCATATTGCGATCTCCTAGTTAGTAACCTTCCTGGAGATCAGGATATTATGTCTATTAAATGTTATCTTAAACAAATGTTCGAAAGCTGCGGCGGTCGAGTGATAGAAATCCAGTCAAATACTGCAATTGTACGCTTTACTTCAAAACCTTCTGCAGACag ggcTCAGAAGCGTATGGATGGAAAGATTATTCTTGGTTCGAAAATTTccgtgaaatttcaaaaagagAAAACAAGAAATTTTCAGCAAATTCAAG CAAATTCTATAAATAGAAACGGTACTGTAAGTGAATCAGAAATTGTTACCAGTTCTCCAAAGCAAATGTACAGTGCAAGTGCTTCGTTAGCGGGTGGAAGAGCCCTTCAGATTCCACATTATCAGCCATCGTCGCCGGTTATTGGAACATATTCTGGATGGAATGCTCATTGTGCTTCTGCTTCAGCACCAGTAgg GATGGTTCAACCATCATCCGTTTTTGTTGGCAGATCGTATccaaataatagtaataataataatgtaactTTTAATAGAACTTATAACGAACTTGCAAGGGCTCAATCTCCATTGTTTTGGCAAGTCTCTGGTCCCCAACAATTTGGTCATGTATGGGAAgaacaatataag GTGGAAAAAACGAAAGTACTTAGTAGAAGAATTCATATTCCGCAGGCTCGGGAAAATGGAGTTGTAAATACTAATACTTCTCGAAATTCTGAGGGTTTAAGACGTATTAGAGGTACGCAAACTTCGTTTGTTCAACCTCCAGAATGGACTGGTCCAAGGCAACAATATCCTCCGTTGAATGTTCCTGCGAGTTTGAATGGAACTG CTCAATCAAATTTTAAACGCCGAAGTCCATCTCCTATGTATGATTTGCAATCACGAGAGAGAAATCAGTGGAATGGACAG CAGAATGCGTCTGTACGTAGTACTAGAACACCGTCGCCTTACGAAAATACAGTACAAACGGTAAGCCAACAAAGTAATCATACCTCACCTTATCATCCAAGTGATACGGAAAACGAAGAAGTTGAg AATTTTTTCAATCCAATAAATAATCATAATGGAGTATCAACGAATAATGAAACGTGCACACCAATTGAACTGCAAGTAACTAATTTAGACCAAAGTATTAATCCAAAAAAGATGAGACATATGCTTGTCTCTATTTTTATGGAACATGTGATG GTGttaaatgtttctatttttacaCAGTCTGATGGTAACTTTGCGGCAAGTGTCAAAGTACCTTCTTTATCAGACGCACAATACGCGATTTCTCAGTTACATCGTCGTAAAGTAGGATATAAACGTATTTTAATATCGTATGCTCATAGTGGTAGAGCAAGTCCTCAGGTTGTACGAGCGCAAATTGTGATGCTACTGCAAGAAGTACCTGGTCATAAACTCCCTCTTTTTAAGTTTCGAGAAATGTACGAGAGTCGTTTCATGATTTCCATCAGCGTTTCCGAGTTGTACAAAATGAAAGACGTTTGTATTATTACGGAAGATCCTGGTGGTAGAATGGTTTCTCTTAATCCGGATCATAGAAATACTCCATCGCCATGTTTTAATACTACAAATCAG GAGGAACAAGTAGAGTTACCATATTGTACTATACATACGTTAAAACCATGGTCTGATAAAGGATGGGCTGAACAAAAAGTAGCATCACTCCCTAATGTAAAAATTTCTTTAAAGGTTCTCGATCCACGTATACACCAATTACTAACGACGCATAACGGAAGTTTACCATTACCTAG tttgCCAAATTGTTATGAAGctgaatttaaagaaaaattacaagtAGTTGAAAATGGAGTACCCTTAGAACATCTAGTATCTTGCTTATCCTGTGTTGAATTGAAACAGGGTATTGGTAGTGTAAAGTATCTTATATGGACAGGaaataaaattcatgaaaaTAATCAGGAAG AGAATAAATGTGTGACTTCTCCACTTGCAAATCAATTAGCACTTTTCAGTCGTGAATTAGTTGATCTTTTGAAAACTGCTCCACACTGCCAGTTACCATTTAACCGTTTTATACCCGCATATCACCATCATTTTGGAAGGCAATGTAGGGTCGCCGATTACGGATTCACCAAACTAATTGATTTGTTAGAAGCACTTACTCATACCGTACAA GTAATGGGCGAAGGAAACAATCGTGTGGTCACATTATCTCATCGTGCACAAGTACGTCGTTTCACATCTGATCTTCTAAGAGTCTTAAAGTCCAAAGCTAGTAAACAAGTAGCACTTTCAGAATTTCCAAGTGTTTATGCTAGAGTAATAG CTAAACCATGGGATATTGTGGATTATGGAGTATGTGAAATCGAAGACATTCTCAGTGAAGTGTCAGAAAATACTGTGGTTGTCACTGTGATTAATGGAGGAGATAAGATGATAGCTATTCCCAAACGAGAACAAACTGCAGAAGAGATAGAACGAACAAAACAATTTGCTGTCGAA GTTGTCGAGTTGTTACGACACGCGCCTCAGTGTAGAATGCAATTTAATAAGTTTGTGCCATCGTATCATCATCACTTTGGTCATCAGTGTCGAGTATCAGATTACGGCTTTACgaaattaattgaattatttgAAGCTATACCGGAGATAGTTAAAATAGAAGATGATAATTCCGGAGAAAGACAAATTTCTTTAACAGAAAAGGAAGGTCTTCTTGTACTTTCTGAACAAATATCCAAATTAATTACTCGGTCGAAAGGTTGTCTTAGTGTTTCTAATATTGCACAAAACTTTTTACGTCAATTTGGCTATGCGTTAAAACCAGAATTATTCGGTTGCATCTCTGTGTTGCAACTTATGCAGAAACTTGGGGACACTGTGAAG aTTGTATATTTGCCAAGTAGACCTGTAGTTATGATGGTAGATAAGTCTCACGTGCAGCAATTGATCTTACAATGCCGTCGATTACTCATGGATAAACCACAACATAGAATGTCACTTCAAGAGTTCCAACACTTATACGctcaatattatttaaaatcgtGTAACATAGACGAACTAAAGCAAAATTTATCCAATGTAGTTCGA TTTACAACACTAAAGGAGGAACAGTTCATAGAACTTACTCCATTACATTGTTTTGCTTGTAATGTATATCGTGTAATGATGAATTATGGTGGAGCGCTAAAACTTTCGCAGTTCGAGACGGCATATTTATCTACTATAGGTTCCGTTTGTAACCCTGTAGACTATGGATTTCCAACACTTTTTGCACTTTTGCAAGCATTGCCTTGTACGGTAACAATAAAATTATCACGGCGCAAGAAAAACatcatatatttaaataaaaagattaCTG TAGCTGTAGGTATAGCATTACCGCCAACATATGCATCAGGATCATCGTATTGTGATACAGATTCCAGTAATGAGTCGTTTGAAAGCGATTCATCCTCTCGTGTCAATGTTTCAAATAATTCAACTATACCTGAGCAAACAAAGTGGGTAGAGCAAGTTTCTGAAAGTCAGGATTCCTGGAAACAAACAGATACGGACAATCTATGGTCAAAAGACTCTAACAAATCTTGGATGACTTCAAATTCGGAAGATAGATTGGTCAATTGGTCATTACAAGAAAATGGAAGCGAAAGCTTTCTCAAAAACCTAATGCAAACACCAATCATGCTACATGGTTTTACACCTGCACCTCCAAAACCAGATTCTCCACCTGAG GAAGATCTAAATAAGAATCAATGGGAATCATCAGTTTGGACGACACCAACGAAATTTGCATATCTACAGGATGAACATATTACTAAT GTTCCTCCGTTTACTTTACCTCTTTCTTGGAATCACATCACATCCAGTGATAGTAACTTACTATCACCAACAAAGAATTTATTAACTGCTGCAGCCAATCCTTTAAATCCACGTACTTCACCTTTCTTCTCTTCCAAACGTAACTTGGTTGTTGCCCCTCATCCTTCTGAATTACCGCTTCCATCTTTATCATTAACTCCCAAAAAGAACGTGTCTTCGGAAAATATTATAATTGCTGAGAGTTTTACAAATAAGCAAGAAAAAATTGTTAATAGTTCTATGGAAGACATAAATCTTAAAAGTAATGAAAATGGTAGCAGTAACATGGAAAGCAATGGTACTAAAGAGAAACACAGTACTCCTACACAACAAT taTTTACAAGCAAACGTCGTTTAGCTGCTCAATTCAATCGACCTATTGAGTCATGA
- the LOC126923519 gene encoding meiosis regulator and mRNA stability factor 1 isoform X1, with protein MADQGNADYYALCTNDQNKTEGLNERLIERSISQSLCDLNSSNNSVTVENAASVSPLLSHYKYHRFSHHDSPVNFSSLPTYLPPIGVFWDIENCHVPKGRSAMAVTQVIREKFFGGYREAEFIVVCDVLRENNRVMKELNNAQVNLIHVARECKNAADEKLKQSIRRFADIHGSPAAVILISGDINFAPDLSDLRYRKKIHVILLHMKHTSEALILCANEHYDFSELMESLPSTTIQVTAYCDLLVSNLPGDQDIMSIKCYLKQMFESCGGRVIEIQSNTAIVRFTSKPSADRAQKRMDGKIILGSKISVKFQKEKTRNFQQIQANSINRNGTVSESEIVTSSPKQMYSASASLAGGRALQIPHYQPSSPVIGTYSGWNAHCASASAPVGMVQPSSVFVGRSYPNNSNNNNVTFNRTYNELARAQSPLFWQVSGPQQFGHVWEEQYKVEKTKVLSRRIHIPQARENGVVNTNTSRNSEGLRRIRGTQTSFVQPPEWTGPRQQYPPLNVPASLNGTAQSNFKRRSPSPMYDLQSRERNQWNGQQNASVRSTRTPSPYENTVQTVSQQSNHTSPYHPSDTENEEVENFFNPINNHNGVSTNNETCTPIELQVTNLDQSINPKKMRHMLVSIFMEHVMVLNVSIFTQSDGNFAASVKVPSLSDAQYAISQLHRRKVGYKRILISYAHSGRASPQVVRAQIVMLLQEVPGHKLPLFKFREMYESRFMISISVSELYKMKDVCIITEDPGGRMVSLNPDHRNTPSPCFNTTNQEEQVELPYCTIHTLKPWSDKGWAEQKVASLPNVKISLKVLDPRIHQLLTTHNGSLPLPSLPNCYEAEFKEKLQVVENGVPLEHLVSCLSCVELKQGIGSVKYLIWTGNKIHENNQEENKCVTSPLANQLALFSRELVDLLKTAPHCQLPFNRFIPAYHHHFGRQCRVADYGFTKLIDLLEALTHTVQVMGEGNNRVVTLSHRAQVRRFTSDLLRVLKSKASKQVALSEFPSVYARVIAKPWDIVDYGVCEIEDILSEVSENTVVVTVINGGDKMIAIPKREQTAEEIERTKQFAVEVVELLRHAPQCRMQFNKFVPSYHHHFGHQCRVSDYGFTKLIELFEAIPEIVKIEDDNSGERQISLTEKEGLLVLSEQISKLITRSKGCLSVSNIAQNFLRQFGYALKPELFGCISVLQLMQKLGDTVKIVYLPSRPVVMMVDKSHVQQLILQCRRLLMDKPQHRMSLQEFQHLYAQYYLKSCNIDELKQNLSNVVRFTTLKEEQFIELTPLHCFACNVYRVMMNYGGALKLSQFETAYLSTIGSVCNPVDYGFPTLFALLQALPCTVTIKLSRRKKNIIYLNKKITVAVGIALPPTYASGSSYCDTDSSNESFESDSSSRVNVSNNSTIPEQTKWVEQVSESQDSWKQTDTDNLWSKDSNKSWMTSNSEDRLVNWSLQENGSESFLKNLMQTPIMLHGFTPAPPKPDSPPEEDLNKNQWESSVWTTPTKFAYLQDEHITNVHVPPFTLPLSWNHITSSDSNLLSPTKNLLTAAANPLNPRTSPFFSSKRNLVVAPHPSELPLPSLSLTPKKNVSSENIIIAESFTNKQEKIVNSSMEDINLKSNENGSSNMESNGTKEKHSTPTQQLFTSKRRLAAQFNRPIES; from the exons ATGGCAGACCAAGGTAATGCAGATTACTATGCACTTTGTACAAATGACCAAAATAAGACAGAAGGTCTAAATGAAAGGCTAATAGAAAGGAGCATATCTCAATCATTATGTGACCTAAATAGTAGCAATAATAGTGTTACAGTTGAAAATGCAGCATCTGTTTCTCCATTATTAAGTCACTATAAATATCATCGTTTCTCACATCATGATAGTCCAGTTAATTTTTCATCTTTACCAACGTATCTTCCACCCATTGGTGTATTTTGGGATATAGAAAATTGTCAT GTACCAAAAGGAAGGTCTGCCATGGCTGTAACCCAAGTAATTAGAGAAAAATTTTTTGGTGGTTATAGGGAAGCAGAATTTATTGTAGTTTGTGATGTCTTAAGAGAAAATAATCGGGTTATGAAAGAATTGAATAATGCTCAG GTTAATTTAATACATGTTGCTAGAGAGTGTAAAAATGCTGCTGATGAAAAACTCAAACAATCTATTAGAAGATTTGCTGATATTCATGGAAGTCCAGCAGCTGTGATTTTAATATCTGGTGATATTAATTTTGCTCCCGATCTCAGTGATTTGCGTTATAGGAAGAAAATTCATGTGATACTTTTACACATGAAACATACATCTGAAGCATTGATACTGTGTGCTAATGAGCACTATGATTTCTCAGAACTTATGGAATCACTGCCATCTACAACAATACAG GTTACTGCATATTGCGATCTCCTAGTTAGTAACCTTCCTGGAGATCAGGATATTATGTCTATTAAATGTTATCTTAAACAAATGTTCGAAAGCTGCGGCGGTCGAGTGATAGAAATCCAGTCAAATACTGCAATTGTACGCTTTACTTCAAAACCTTCTGCAGACag ggcTCAGAAGCGTATGGATGGAAAGATTATTCTTGGTTCGAAAATTTccgtgaaatttcaaaaagagAAAACAAGAAATTTTCAGCAAATTCAAG CAAATTCTATAAATAGAAACGGTACTGTAAGTGAATCAGAAATTGTTACCAGTTCTCCAAAGCAAATGTACAGTGCAAGTGCTTCGTTAGCGGGTGGAAGAGCCCTTCAGATTCCACATTATCAGCCATCGTCGCCGGTTATTGGAACATATTCTGGATGGAATGCTCATTGTGCTTCTGCTTCAGCACCAGTAgg GATGGTTCAACCATCATCCGTTTTTGTTGGCAGATCGTATccaaataatagtaataataataatgtaactTTTAATAGAACTTATAACGAACTTGCAAGGGCTCAATCTCCATTGTTTTGGCAAGTCTCTGGTCCCCAACAATTTGGTCATGTATGGGAAgaacaatataag GTGGAAAAAACGAAAGTACTTAGTAGAAGAATTCATATTCCGCAGGCTCGGGAAAATGGAGTTGTAAATACTAATACTTCTCGAAATTCTGAGGGTTTAAGACGTATTAGAGGTACGCAAACTTCGTTTGTTCAACCTCCAGAATGGACTGGTCCAAGGCAACAATATCCTCCGTTGAATGTTCCTGCGAGTTTGAATGGAACTG CTCAATCAAATTTTAAACGCCGAAGTCCATCTCCTATGTATGATTTGCAATCACGAGAGAGAAATCAGTGGAATGGACAG CAGAATGCGTCTGTACGTAGTACTAGAACACCGTCGCCTTACGAAAATACAGTACAAACGGTAAGCCAACAAAGTAATCATACCTCACCTTATCATCCAAGTGATACGGAAAACGAAGAAGTTGAg AATTTTTTCAATCCAATAAATAATCATAATGGAGTATCAACGAATAATGAAACGTGCACACCAATTGAACTGCAAGTAACTAATTTAGACCAAAGTATTAATCCAAAAAAGATGAGACATATGCTTGTCTCTATTTTTATGGAACATGTGATG GTGttaaatgtttctatttttacaCAGTCTGATGGTAACTTTGCGGCAAGTGTCAAAGTACCTTCTTTATCAGACGCACAATACGCGATTTCTCAGTTACATCGTCGTAAAGTAGGATATAAACGTATTTTAATATCGTATGCTCATAGTGGTAGAGCAAGTCCTCAGGTTGTACGAGCGCAAATTGTGATGCTACTGCAAGAAGTACCTGGTCATAAACTCCCTCTTTTTAAGTTTCGAGAAATGTACGAGAGTCGTTTCATGATTTCCATCAGCGTTTCCGAGTTGTACAAAATGAAAGACGTTTGTATTATTACGGAAGATCCTGGTGGTAGAATGGTTTCTCTTAATCCGGATCATAGAAATACTCCATCGCCATGTTTTAATACTACAAATCAG GAGGAACAAGTAGAGTTACCATATTGTACTATACATACGTTAAAACCATGGTCTGATAAAGGATGGGCTGAACAAAAAGTAGCATCACTCCCTAATGTAAAAATTTCTTTAAAGGTTCTCGATCCACGTATACACCAATTACTAACGACGCATAACGGAAGTTTACCATTACCTAG tttgCCAAATTGTTATGAAGctgaatttaaagaaaaattacaagtAGTTGAAAATGGAGTACCCTTAGAACATCTAGTATCTTGCTTATCCTGTGTTGAATTGAAACAGGGTATTGGTAGTGTAAAGTATCTTATATGGACAGGaaataaaattcatgaaaaTAATCAGGAAG AGAATAAATGTGTGACTTCTCCACTTGCAAATCAATTAGCACTTTTCAGTCGTGAATTAGTTGATCTTTTGAAAACTGCTCCACACTGCCAGTTACCATTTAACCGTTTTATACCCGCATATCACCATCATTTTGGAAGGCAATGTAGGGTCGCCGATTACGGATTCACCAAACTAATTGATTTGTTAGAAGCACTTACTCATACCGTACAA GTAATGGGCGAAGGAAACAATCGTGTGGTCACATTATCTCATCGTGCACAAGTACGTCGTTTCACATCTGATCTTCTAAGAGTCTTAAAGTCCAAAGCTAGTAAACAAGTAGCACTTTCAGAATTTCCAAGTGTTTATGCTAGAGTAATAG CTAAACCATGGGATATTGTGGATTATGGAGTATGTGAAATCGAAGACATTCTCAGTGAAGTGTCAGAAAATACTGTGGTTGTCACTGTGATTAATGGAGGAGATAAGATGATAGCTATTCCCAAACGAGAACAAACTGCAGAAGAGATAGAACGAACAAAACAATTTGCTGTCGAA GTTGTCGAGTTGTTACGACACGCGCCTCAGTGTAGAATGCAATTTAATAAGTTTGTGCCATCGTATCATCATCACTTTGGTCATCAGTGTCGAGTATCAGATTACGGCTTTACgaaattaattgaattatttgAAGCTATACCGGAGATAGTTAAAATAGAAGATGATAATTCCGGAGAAAGACAAATTTCTTTAACAGAAAAGGAAGGTCTTCTTGTACTTTCTGAACAAATATCCAAATTAATTACTCGGTCGAAAGGTTGTCTTAGTGTTTCTAATATTGCACAAAACTTTTTACGTCAATTTGGCTATGCGTTAAAACCAGAATTATTCGGTTGCATCTCTGTGTTGCAACTTATGCAGAAACTTGGGGACACTGTGAAG aTTGTATATTTGCCAAGTAGACCTGTAGTTATGATGGTAGATAAGTCTCACGTGCAGCAATTGATCTTACAATGCCGTCGATTACTCATGGATAAACCACAACATAGAATGTCACTTCAAGAGTTCCAACACTTATACGctcaatattatttaaaatcgtGTAACATAGACGAACTAAAGCAAAATTTATCCAATGTAGTTCGA TTTACAACACTAAAGGAGGAACAGTTCATAGAACTTACTCCATTACATTGTTTTGCTTGTAATGTATATCGTGTAATGATGAATTATGGTGGAGCGCTAAAACTTTCGCAGTTCGAGACGGCATATTTATCTACTATAGGTTCCGTTTGTAACCCTGTAGACTATGGATTTCCAACACTTTTTGCACTTTTGCAAGCATTGCCTTGTACGGTAACAATAAAATTATCACGGCGCAAGAAAAACatcatatatttaaataaaaagattaCTG TAGCTGTAGGTATAGCATTACCGCCAACATATGCATCAGGATCATCGTATTGTGATACAGATTCCAGTAATGAGTCGTTTGAAAGCGATTCATCCTCTCGTGTCAATGTTTCAAATAATTCAACTATACCTGAGCAAACAAAGTGGGTAGAGCAAGTTTCTGAAAGTCAGGATTCCTGGAAACAAACAGATACGGACAATCTATGGTCAAAAGACTCTAACAAATCTTGGATGACTTCAAATTCGGAAGATAGATTGGTCAATTGGTCATTACAAGAAAATGGAAGCGAAAGCTTTCTCAAAAACCTAATGCAAACACCAATCATGCTACATGGTTTTACACCTGCACCTCCAAAACCAGATTCTCCACCTGAG GAAGATCTAAATAAGAATCAATGGGAATCATCAGTTTGGACGACACCAACGAAATTTGCATATCTACAGGATGAACATATTACTAATGTACAC GTTCCTCCGTTTACTTTACCTCTTTCTTGGAATCACATCACATCCAGTGATAGTAACTTACTATCACCAACAAAGAATTTATTAACTGCTGCAGCCAATCCTTTAAATCCACGTACTTCACCTTTCTTCTCTTCCAAACGTAACTTGGTTGTTGCCCCTCATCCTTCTGAATTACCGCTTCCATCTTTATCATTAACTCCCAAAAAGAACGTGTCTTCGGAAAATATTATAATTGCTGAGAGTTTTACAAATAAGCAAGAAAAAATTGTTAATAGTTCTATGGAAGACATAAATCTTAAAAGTAATGAAAATGGTAGCAGTAACATGGAAAGCAATGGTACTAAAGAGAAACACAGTACTCCTACACAACAAT taTTTACAAGCAAACGTCGTTTAGCTGCTCAATTCAATCGACCTATTGAGTCATGA